From a single Serratia surfactantfaciens genomic region:
- a CDS encoding MFS transporter — MNRETKKYYVLLSGLLFFFFFTWSSSFSLISLWLNQKIGLKGAETGLIFSAISLVALCAQPLYGFIQDKLGLRKHLLQFLGVMLLLTGPFFIYVYAPLLASSLPLGALVGGVFIGATFFAGIGALESYTERVSRISGFEFGRARMWGSLGWASATFLAGFIFNIDPNINFWLASAAAIVFLLLLSQVRELKPNAMAGLAFGKPENLRLQDALALLRMPGFWALVVFVLGISVYNVFDQQFSVYFASQFASREQGNEMYGFLNSLQVFLEAGGMFLAPLLVNRIGAKQGLLLAGGVMALRMFGSGLVSGALMISAMKLLHAVELPILLIAIFKYIASRFDSRLSSTLYLVGFQFITQVMASFLSPLAGYGYDRIGFADTYLLMGCAVAATTLVSCFLLRGERSASATPFQSAIKSSESVQ; from the coding sequence ATGAACCGCGAAACTAAAAAATATTACGTGCTGCTCAGCGGCCTGCTGTTCTTCTTTTTCTTCACCTGGTCTTCCAGCTTTTCGCTGATCTCGCTGTGGCTGAATCAGAAGATCGGCCTGAAAGGCGCCGAGACCGGCCTGATCTTCTCCGCTATCTCGTTGGTGGCGCTGTGCGCACAGCCGCTGTACGGGTTTATTCAGGACAAACTTGGGCTGCGCAAGCACCTGCTGCAGTTTCTCGGCGTGATGCTGTTGCTGACCGGCCCGTTTTTTATCTACGTATACGCCCCGCTGCTGGCCAGCAGCCTGCCGCTCGGCGCGCTGGTCGGCGGGGTATTTATCGGCGCCACCTTCTTCGCCGGCATCGGCGCGCTGGAATCTTATACCGAGCGAGTCAGCCGCATCAGCGGTTTCGAATTCGGCCGCGCCCGCATGTGGGGATCGCTCGGCTGGGCCAGCGCCACCTTTTTGGCCGGTTTTATCTTCAATATCGATCCGAACATCAATTTCTGGCTGGCCTCCGCCGCCGCCATAGTATTCCTGTTGCTGCTCAGCCAGGTGCGCGAGCTGAAGCCGAACGCGATGGCCGGCCTGGCGTTCGGCAAACCGGAAAATCTGCGGCTGCAGGATGCGCTGGCGCTGCTGCGTATGCCGGGCTTCTGGGCGCTGGTGGTGTTTGTGCTCGGTATCAGCGTGTACAACGTTTTCGATCAGCAATTTTCGGTCTACTTCGCTTCGCAGTTCGCTTCTCGCGAACAGGGCAACGAGATGTACGGCTTCCTCAACTCGCTGCAGGTCTTCCTCGAAGCCGGCGGCATGTTCCTGGCGCCGCTGCTGGTGAACCGCATCGGCGCCAAACAGGGGCTGTTGCTGGCCGGTGGCGTGATGGCGCTGCGCATGTTCGGCTCAGGCTTGGTCAGCGGCGCATTGATGATCTCTGCCATGAAACTACTGCACGCCGTGGAGTTGCCTATCCTGCTGATCGCTATCTTCAAATACATCGCCAGCCGCTTCGACAGTCGCCTCTCCTCAACGCTTTACCTGGTGGGCTTTCAGTTCATCACCCAGGTGATGGCCAGCTTCCTGTCGCCACTGGCGGGCTACGGTTATGACCGCATCGGCTTTGCCGACACCTATCTGCTGATGGGGTGCGCGGTCGCCGCCACGACGCTTGTCTCCTGTTTCCTGCTGCGCGGCGAACGTTCCGCCAGCGCAACCCCCTTTCAATCCGCCATTAAATCAAGTGAGTCTGTCCAATGA
- a CDS encoding glycoside hydrolase family 32 protein: protein MNTALAQADHAVEALRAERRDEYYPQFHLAPPAGWINDPNGLICIDGVYHAFFQHHPYSEHWGPMHWGHATSRDLIRWQHQPIALAPDAPYDKDGCFSGCAVDDNGVLTLIYTGHVWLGEPGDDSQVREVQCLATSEDGIRFVKHGPVLAPPDGIQHFRDPKVWRENGEWWLVIGAKENGLGQVRLYRSADLRAWCFDRVLAGAQAAHQGYMWECPDFFPLGEQHLLLFSPQGLAAQGYRYRNRFQSGYLLGHWRPDSDFRVTQPFCELDAGHDFYAPQTFTAADGRRLLLAWMDMWESPMPSKAHRWAGALTLPRELTLAADGSVSMNPARELTALRRESHIFLAQTLTNQHLPLADDVQELILTLRPADNDAERYGLAIGSAARLFVDNQAHRLVLERFHENRALCTCRSVPLPEGETLSLRIFIDRSSLEIFVNQGQACLTSRIYPTEGDRRPSLFAEGGRAEFEPITGWQLASIWG from the coding sequence ATGAACACTGCCTTAGCTCAAGCCGACCATGCGGTCGAAGCCCTGCGCGCAGAGCGCCGAGACGAATACTACCCGCAGTTCCATCTCGCGCCGCCCGCCGGCTGGATCAACGATCCCAACGGCCTGATCTGTATTGACGGCGTCTATCATGCCTTCTTCCAGCATCACCCCTATAGCGAGCACTGGGGCCCCATGCACTGGGGGCACGCGACCAGCCGCGATCTGATCCGCTGGCAGCACCAGCCCATCGCCCTGGCGCCCGATGCGCCCTATGACAAAGACGGTTGCTTTTCCGGCTGCGCCGTGGATGACAACGGCGTGCTGACGCTGATTTATACCGGCCACGTGTGGCTGGGCGAGCCCGGCGACGACAGCCAGGTGCGGGAAGTGCAATGTCTGGCCACCAGCGAAGATGGCATACGCTTCGTCAAGCACGGGCCCGTGCTGGCCCCGCCGGACGGCATTCAGCATTTCCGCGATCCGAAAGTCTGGCGCGAGAACGGCGAATGGTGGCTGGTGATCGGTGCCAAAGAAAACGGCCTGGGCCAGGTGCGCCTGTACCGTTCTGCAGATCTGCGCGCCTGGTGCTTCGATCGGGTGCTGGCCGGTGCGCAGGCGGCGCATCAAGGGTATATGTGGGAATGCCCGGATTTCTTCCCGCTGGGGGAACAACACCTGTTGTTGTTTTCCCCGCAGGGACTGGCGGCACAGGGCTACCGCTACCGCAATCGCTTCCAGAGCGGCTATCTGCTCGGCCACTGGCGGCCTGACAGCGACTTTAGGGTGACCCAACCCTTCTGCGAGCTGGATGCCGGCCACGATTTCTATGCGCCGCAGACCTTCACCGCCGCCGACGGCCGTCGGCTGCTGCTTGCCTGGATGGATATGTGGGAATCCCCAATGCCCAGCAAAGCGCACCGTTGGGCCGGTGCCCTCACCCTGCCGCGTGAGCTGACGCTGGCCGCCGACGGCAGCGTCAGCATGAACCCGGCGCGTGAACTGACGGCGCTGCGTCGAGAATCGCACATCTTTTTGGCACAGACGCTGACCAATCAGCATCTGCCGCTGGCGGACGACGTGCAGGAGCTCATCCTGACGTTGAGACCGGCCGACAACGACGCCGAGCGTTACGGGCTGGCCATCGGGAGTGCGGCGCGGCTGTTCGTCGACAATCAGGCGCACCGGCTGGTGCTGGAACGTTTTCATGAAAACCGCGCCCTGTGCACCTGCCGCAGCGTGCCGCTGCCAGAAGGTGAGACCCTGTCGCTACGGATCTTCATTGACCGCTCATCGCTGGAGATCTTCGTCAATCAGGGGCAAGCCTGCCTGACCAGCCGAATTTATCCGACGGAGGGCGATCGCCGCCCCAGCCTGTTCGCCGAAGGCGGCCGGGCAGAGTTCGAGCCCATCACGGGATGGCAGTTGGCAAGCATCTGGGGATAA
- a CDS encoding HutD family protein — protein sequence MSLNRFNFAALPVSPWRNGGGETREIVSWPPGEQNFDWRASIATIAQDGPFSAFAGIDRSITLLEGDGVRLYSAGHIDHQLAQVGEPFAFSGDVALEATLLGGASQDFNIMTRRGRQAAEVRRSTAPVTLSPNRAGVLYVLSGVWSLPGGGELSAREGVWWAAQAASGEVKPLTADGAILWANITAC from the coding sequence ATGAGCCTGAACCGTTTCAACTTCGCCGCGTTGCCGGTCAGCCCATGGCGCAACGGCGGCGGGGAAACCCGTGAAATCGTCAGCTGGCCGCCGGGCGAGCAGAATTTCGACTGGCGCGCCAGCATCGCCACCATCGCGCAGGATGGGCCGTTTTCCGCCTTTGCGGGCATCGACCGTTCGATTACGCTGCTGGAAGGCGACGGCGTGCGGTTGTACAGCGCCGGGCATATCGATCATCAGCTGGCGCAGGTTGGGGAGCCGTTCGCATTCTCGGGCGACGTGGCGCTGGAGGCGACGCTGCTGGGCGGCGCCAGTCAGGATTTCAACATCATGACGCGCCGCGGCCGGCAGGCGGCCGAGGTGCGGCGCAGCACGGCGCCCGTCACCCTGTCACCCAACCGGGCGGGCGTGCTGTATGTGCTGAGCGGGGTCTGGTCGCTGCCGGGGGGCGGCGAATTGAGCGCGCGCGAGGGCGTCTGGTGGGCGGCGCAGGCGGCGAGCGGCGAGGTGAAGCCGTTGACGGCCGACGGCGCTATCCTGTGGGCGAACATCACAGCCTGCTAA
- a CDS encoding DAPG hydrolase family protein — translation MTHPSLLAPWGVNDINELLRPEPLRLEMGLSRSADGLLTVAVRTDLHGCKGRMLDWWFTFFESTQHINWWHPHDHVEHRGWDRHWKKGESYVGASIEAVEWLAELPPVAARLKFHAAEDFFAPQPLRQARDAQALSAAVCARIGFGDQVALDDNGDPCDGEMLHLVRDTPYGCVLRSRFLLGKACANAHDELADDIGFNLMRHCYNEFSYLAQFLPSLYYAENGREPAPLLW, via the coding sequence ATGACACATCCTTCCCTGCTGGCGCCCTGGGGCGTCAACGATATCAACGAGTTGCTCAGGCCCGAGCCGCTGCGGCTGGAAATGGGGCTGAGCCGCAGCGCCGACGGCCTGCTCACCGTAGCGGTTCGAACCGATCTGCACGGTTGTAAAGGGCGCATGCTGGACTGGTGGTTCACCTTCTTCGAGAGCACCCAGCACATCAACTGGTGGCACCCGCACGATCACGTCGAACATCGCGGCTGGGATCGCCACTGGAAAAAAGGGGAAAGCTACGTCGGCGCCAGCATCGAAGCGGTCGAATGGCTGGCGGAGCTGCCGCCGGTCGCGGCGCGCCTCAAGTTTCACGCCGCCGAGGACTTCTTCGCGCCGCAGCCGCTGCGCCAGGCGCGTGACGCGCAGGCGCTCTCCGCCGCCGTTTGCGCGCGCATCGGCTTCGGCGATCAGGTGGCGCTGGATGACAACGGCGATCCCTGCGACGGCGAAATGCTGCATCTGGTGCGCGATACGCCCTATGGGTGCGTACTGCGCAGCCGCTTCCTGCTGGGTAAAGCCTGCGCCAACGCCCACGACGAACTGGCGGACGACATCGGGTTTAACCTGATGCGCCACTGCTACAACGAGTTCAGCTATTTAGCGCAGTTCCTGCCCTCGCTGTACTACGCCGAAAATGGCCGCGAGCCGGCGCCGTTGCTCTGGTAA
- a CDS encoding alcohol dehydrogenase catalytic domain-containing protein, producing MKAVVMTGANRPWEIRQVPMPRAEPGQVLVKVHASGMCYTDVWATQGYGGDIYPQTPGHEVVGEVVEVGAGVHTRQIGDRVGTTWVQSACGRCPYCRENRPLTGQTAMNCPAPRTTGFAAQGGHAEYIAIAAEGTVLLPDGLSYIDAAPMMCAGYTTWSGLRDAAPLPHETVAVLGIGGLGHVALQLSKACGFDTVAITHSPDKHALAKQLGADRIVASGKALRESGGADILLVTTNDFDSAQEAMNGLRVDGRVVLCGLDFSKPFAISSEGVPFHMMRQRVIGSTHGGQHYLSEVLNLAAKGKVKPIVETFALEQAQEAYERLASGNMRFRGVFVPSAA from the coding sequence ATGAAAGCGGTAGTTATGACCGGCGCCAACCGGCCCTGGGAAATCAGACAGGTGCCGATGCCCCGCGCAGAACCGGGGCAGGTTCTGGTCAAAGTACACGCCTCGGGCATGTGCTACACCGACGTGTGGGCGACGCAAGGATACGGCGGCGATATTTACCCGCAAACGCCGGGTCATGAAGTGGTGGGGGAAGTGGTCGAGGTGGGCGCCGGCGTGCATACGCGGCAGATCGGCGATCGCGTCGGCACCACCTGGGTGCAATCGGCCTGCGGCCGCTGCCCGTACTGCCGCGAAAATCGGCCGCTGACGGGGCAAACGGCGATGAACTGCCCGGCGCCGCGCACCACCGGTTTTGCCGCCCAGGGCGGCCACGCCGAGTATATCGCCATCGCCGCGGAAGGCACGGTGTTACTGCCGGACGGGCTGTCTTATATCGACGCCGCGCCAATGATGTGTGCGGGGTATACCACCTGGAGCGGCCTGCGCGACGCGGCGCCGTTGCCGCATGAAACGGTCGCGGTGTTGGGTATCGGCGGGCTGGGGCATGTCGCGCTGCAGCTGTCGAAAGCCTGCGGTTTCGATACCGTTGCCATCACTCATTCGCCGGACAAGCACGCGCTGGCGAAGCAGTTGGGCGCCGATCGCATCGTCGCCTCCGGCAAGGCGCTGCGGGAGAGCGGCGGCGCGGATATTCTGCTGGTGACCACCAATGACTTCGACTCCGCGCAGGAAGCGATGAACGGCTTGCGGGTTGATGGCCGAGTGGTGTTGTGCGGGCTGGACTTCAGCAAGCCGTTCGCTATCTCTTCGGAAGGGGTGCCGTTCCATATGATGCGTCAGCGGGTGATCGGGTCGACCCATGGCGGGCAGCACTACCTGAGTGAGGTGCTGAACCTGGCGGCGAAAGGCAAAGTGAAGCCGATTGTCGAGACGTTTGCGCTGGAACAAGCCCAGGAGGCTTATGAACGGCTTGCCTCCGGCAACATGCGTTTCCGCGGTGTCTTCGTGCCATCGGCGGCGTGA
- a CDS encoding GFA family protein, translating to MQNPRYSGGCLCGHIRFQAHGLPGNPHSCSCDFCRRHSGAPTLCWVEFPRQAVEWNGPGGMPALYRSSPYSSRAFCPRCGSTLGAVDDEPTVALATGSFDLADLPELRPVSHAFADVCPGWWRIDGMR from the coding sequence ATGCAAAATCCACGCTATAGCGGCGGCTGCCTGTGCGGGCATATTCGCTTTCAGGCACACGGCCTGCCAGGCAACCCGCACAGCTGTTCCTGCGATTTTTGCCGCCGCCACTCCGGCGCGCCAACGCTGTGCTGGGTCGAATTCCCGCGTCAGGCCGTCGAGTGGAACGGCCCTGGCGGCATGCCCGCGCTGTACCGCTCCTCCCCCTACTCCAGCCGCGCCTTTTGCCCGCGCTGCGGCAGCACGCTGGGAGCGGTAGACGACGAACCGACGGTGGCGCTGGCCACCGGCAGCTTCGACCTCGCCGATCTGCCGGAGCTGCGCCCGGTATCACATGCTTTCGCCGATGTGTGCCCCGGATGGTGGCGCATCGACGGCATGCGCTGA
- a CDS encoding formimidoylglutamate deiminase translates to MPAYFAPRALLPEGWAHNVRLDVDAQGYLTQVTANAEPQGCTRLHGDAVPGMPNLHSHAFQRAMAGLAEVAGNPQDSFWTWRDLMYRLVQRLTPEQVEVVARQLYIEMLKGGYTQVAEFHYLHHDADGKPYADRGEMTGRLSAAAHQAGIGMTMLPVLYSYAGFGAQPAQPGQKRFIQDTEGYLQQQQVIARQLADRPLQNQGLCFHSLRAVELGQMQQILAASDRTLPVHIHIAEQQKEVNDCLAWSGQRPVAWLYDHLPVDQRWCLVHATHLDRSELEALARSRAVAGLCPTTEANLGDGIFPGDAYLQQEGRWGIGSDSHVSLNVVEELRWFEYGQRLRDQRRNRLTTPQQPAVGDVLYHQALQGGAQACGAPIGRLQSGYRADWLVLDGDDPYLAAAPDASILNRWLFAGGKEQIRDVFVGGRQVIEQGRHALQQQSGAEFLQVLKTFQQEA, encoded by the coding sequence ATGCCTGCTTATTTTGCCCCACGCGCTTTGCTCCCTGAGGGCTGGGCGCATAACGTCCGGCTGGACGTCGATGCGCAAGGTTATCTGACTCAAGTCACCGCCAACGCAGAACCGCAAGGCTGCACCCGGCTGCACGGCGACGCGGTGCCGGGCATGCCGAACCTGCACTCGCACGCTTTCCAGCGCGCGATGGCCGGGCTGGCGGAAGTGGCGGGCAACCCGCAGGACAGCTTCTGGACCTGGCGCGATTTGATGTATCGCCTGGTGCAGCGCCTGACGCCGGAGCAGGTGGAGGTGGTCGCCCGTCAACTGTATATCGAAATGCTCAAGGGCGGATACACCCAGGTGGCCGAATTCCACTACCTGCATCACGACGCCGACGGCAAGCCTTACGCCGATCGCGGTGAGATGACCGGGCGCCTCAGCGCGGCCGCGCATCAGGCCGGCATCGGCATGACGATGCTGCCGGTGCTGTACAGCTACGCCGGTTTCGGCGCGCAGCCGGCGCAGCCGGGGCAGAAACGTTTTATCCAGGATACCGAAGGCTATCTGCAACAGCAGCAGGTGATTGCCCGCCAGCTGGCGGATCGTCCGCTGCAGAATCAGGGGCTGTGTTTCCACTCGCTGCGCGCGGTGGAGCTCGGCCAGATGCAGCAGATTTTGGCCGCGTCGGATCGCACCTTGCCGGTGCATATTCATATCGCCGAACAGCAAAAAGAGGTGAATGACTGCCTGGCGTGGAGCGGACAACGCCCGGTGGCCTGGCTGTATGACCATCTGCCGGTGGATCAGCGCTGGTGCCTGGTGCACGCCACTCATCTGGATCGCAGCGAGTTGGAAGCGTTGGCGCGCAGCCGCGCGGTGGCCGGCTTGTGCCCGACCACCGAAGCCAACCTCGGCGACGGCATTTTCCCCGGCGACGCCTATCTGCAGCAGGAGGGGCGCTGGGGCATCGGTTCCGACAGCCATGTTTCGCTCAACGTGGTGGAAGAGCTGCGCTGGTTTGAATACGGCCAGCGGCTGCGCGATCAGCGCCGCAACCGCCTGACCACGCCGCAGCAGCCGGCGGTGGGCGATGTGCTGTACCACCAGGCGCTGCAGGGCGGCGCGCAGGCGTGCGGCGCGCCGATCGGCCGATTGCAGAGCGGTTATCGCGCCGACTGGCTGGTTCTGGATGGCGACGATCCGTACCTGGCGGCGGCGCCTGACGCCTCGATCCTCAACCGTTGGCTGTTCGCCGGCGGCAAGGAACAAATTCGCGACGTGTTCGTCGGCGGCCGACAGGTGATCGAGCAGGGGCGGCATGCGCTGCAGCAGCAGAGCGGCGCCGAGTTCCTGCAGGTGTTGAAAACCTTCCAGCAGGAGGCGTAA
- a CDS encoding TetR/AcrR family transcriptional regulator produces MANPNEEPLRARGRPATPETALRDALTQATLALLLDGGYAAATVDAVAKRAGVAKKTLYRFAANRDELVAQAVSGWTEAFQPAFAQDAGRREAVAPLLETGLKAVAQQVLSAEAVGMFRLLQSDFPGREALLDSYQRNGIQRGRSTVADWLRRQQQYGWLLARDWAQTGDLLLAMTIAEPLRQMTLGLLPPGSAIDERIAAAVALVMPGLLRGENAECATL; encoded by the coding sequence ATGGCGAACCCGAATGAAGAACCGCTGCGCGCTCGCGGCCGGCCGGCCACGCCGGAAACGGCGCTGCGCGACGCGCTGACGCAGGCGACGCTGGCGCTGCTGCTCGACGGCGGATACGCCGCGGCAACGGTGGATGCGGTGGCGAAACGCGCCGGGGTGGCTAAAAAAACCCTGTATCGCTTTGCCGCTAATCGCGATGAGCTGGTGGCGCAGGCGGTGAGCGGCTGGACCGAGGCGTTTCAGCCGGCCTTCGCACAGGATGCCGGGCGGCGGGAGGCGGTAGCGCCGCTGTTGGAAACGGGACTGAAGGCGGTGGCGCAGCAGGTGCTGAGCGCCGAAGCGGTGGGCATGTTTCGGCTGCTGCAGAGCGATTTCCCGGGGCGTGAGGCGCTGCTGGACAGCTACCAGCGCAACGGCATTCAGCGCGGGCGATCGACGGTGGCGGATTGGCTGCGGCGCCAGCAGCAATACGGCTGGTTGCTTGCGCGCGACTGGGCGCAAACCGGCGACCTGTTGCTGGCGATGACCATCGCCGAACCGCTGCGCCAGATGACGTTGGGGCTGCTACCGCCGGGCAGCGCGATCGACGAACGCATCGCGGCGGCGGTGGCGCTGGTGATGCCGGGGTTGCTGCGCGGCGAAAACGCGGAGTGCGCCACATTGTGA
- a CDS encoding LysR family transcriptional regulator — protein sequence MNAAYPFKQGDLFALTVFLAVATHRSFHAAAVELEVTPSAVSHSIKNLEQRLGVRLFNRTTRSVAPTEAGERLAAQLRPALSSISQALHEVDEWRATPSGTVRINASEGAVRLVLRPLLADFLREYPHIHLDIVCDGKLSDIVAEGFDVGIRLAEAVPQDMIAMRVSPPVRFAAIAAPGYFAVHGRPATPQDLLRHNCIRFRFDSGTIYRWEFERDGLSESIGVTGALTLTDQPLMVEAAIDGIGIAFVPEHLALEALHDGRLERVLEAWCPAYPGLCLYYSGHRHVSGALKALIEYLRAAQS from the coding sequence ATGAATGCTGCTTACCCGTTCAAGCAGGGCGATCTGTTCGCCTTGACCGTTTTTCTGGCTGTTGCCACCCATCGCAGCTTTCACGCGGCGGCGGTGGAGCTGGAGGTGACGCCGTCGGCGGTCAGCCACTCGATAAAAAACCTGGAACAGCGGCTTGGGGTGAGGCTGTTCAACCGCACCACGCGTAGCGTGGCGCCGACCGAGGCGGGTGAGCGTTTGGCGGCGCAGCTGCGCCCGGCGCTGTCGTCTATTTCGCAGGCGCTGCATGAAGTGGATGAATGGCGCGCCACGCCGAGCGGCACCGTGCGCATCAACGCCAGCGAAGGGGCGGTCAGGCTGGTATTGCGCCCGTTGCTGGCCGATTTCCTGCGCGAGTACCCCCATATCCATCTGGACATCGTTTGCGACGGCAAGCTGAGCGATATCGTCGCCGAGGGGTTTGATGTCGGCATTCGGCTGGCGGAAGCCGTGCCGCAGGACATGATCGCGATGCGCGTCAGCCCGCCCGTACGTTTCGCCGCCATCGCCGCGCCCGGCTATTTCGCCGTCCATGGGCGCCCGGCGACGCCGCAGGATTTGCTGCGTCATAACTGCATCCGTTTTCGCTTCGACAGCGGCACGATTTATCGTTGGGAATTCGAACGCGATGGCCTGAGCGAGTCGATCGGCGTCACCGGCGCGTTGACGCTGACCGATCAACCCCTGATGGTGGAAGCCGCCATCGATGGTATCGGCATCGCTTTCGTTCCCGAACATTTGGCGCTAGAGGCGTTACACGACGGGCGACTGGAACGGGTGCTGGAAGCGTGGTGTCCGGCTTATCCGGGGCTGTGTCTCTACTACTCCGGCCATCGCCACGTTTCGGGCGCGCTGAAGGCGTTGATCGAGTATCTGCGCGCGGCGCAGTCCTGA
- a CDS encoding MFS transporter: MNQQTLDARRSRQALLAGSVGNFIEWYEFGVYGFLATVIAANFFTLQGENEITSLILTYAAFALAFFCRPIGAVIFGRIGDRIGRRPTLIAVLLLMTLATALIGVMPTYASIGVAAPLLLTLLRMFQGLFAGGEFGGAVSLMTEFAPKGKRGLFGAWQSLTVALGLLAGAGLVALLAALLSAQQLHDWGWRIPFLLALPMGAVALWLRLKLEETPTFTQAQQRVEQAATPQEAKLSGVVKTILIGIGRMMGWSAAGYTFLVVMPSYLQTSLHATFQQALVATVLANVGFALTILPAGIISDRLGRKTVMLTAVAAVILFTFPLLHLLQDAQSSLWVKGLAVLIAGAVVGLLAGPGPAMLAEMFPTRVRYTGLGLAYSLSNAVFSGSAGLIITGLIKQTGNIDIPAYYVVATSVVSLFALMTLRRDDHLRSLNDR, from the coding sequence ATGAATCAACAGACTCTCGACGCGCGCCGCTCGCGTCAGGCATTGCTGGCCGGCTCGGTCGGCAACTTTATCGAATGGTATGAGTTCGGCGTATATGGCTTCCTGGCCACCGTTATCGCCGCCAATTTTTTCACCCTGCAGGGTGAAAATGAAATCACCAGCCTGATCCTCACCTACGCCGCCTTTGCGCTGGCGTTTTTCTGCCGACCGATCGGCGCGGTGATCTTCGGCCGCATCGGCGATCGCATCGGCCGCCGGCCGACGCTGATTGCGGTACTGCTGTTGATGACGCTGGCCACCGCGCTGATCGGCGTCATGCCGACCTACGCCTCTATCGGCGTCGCAGCCCCGCTGCTGCTGACGCTGCTGCGCATGTTTCAGGGGCTGTTCGCCGGCGGCGAATTCGGCGGCGCGGTGTCGCTGATGACCGAGTTTGCTCCCAAGGGCAAGCGCGGGCTGTTCGGCGCCTGGCAATCGCTGACCGTCGCGCTCGGCCTGTTGGCCGGCGCCGGACTGGTGGCGCTGCTGGCCGCGCTGCTCAGCGCGCAGCAGCTGCATGACTGGGGTTGGCGCATTCCGTTCTTGCTGGCGCTGCCGATGGGCGCCGTGGCGCTGTGGCTGCGGCTCAAGCTCGAGGAGACACCCACGTTCACCCAGGCGCAGCAACGCGTGGAACAGGCCGCCACACCGCAGGAAGCGAAACTGAGCGGCGTGGTGAAAACCATTCTGATCGGCATCGGTCGCATGATGGGCTGGTCAGCCGCCGGTTATACCTTCCTGGTGGTCATGCCTTCCTATTTGCAAACCTCGCTGCACGCCACCTTCCAGCAAGCGCTGGTGGCGACGGTGCTGGCCAACGTCGGCTTCGCCCTGACCATCCTGCCGGCGGGCATCATCAGCGACAGGCTGGGGCGTAAAACGGTGATGCTGACGGCGGTGGCGGCAGTGATCCTGTTCACCTTCCCGCTGCTGCATCTGTTGCAGGATGCGCAGAGCTCACTGTGGGTCAAAGGGCTGGCGGTGCTGATCGCCGGTGCGGTGGTCGGGCTGCTGGCCGGCCCCGGCCCGGCGATGCTGGCGGAGATGTTCCCGACTCGGGTGCGCTATACCGGTCTGGGGCTGGCTTACTCGCTGTCCAATGCGGTGTTTTCCGGCTCGGCCGGGCTGATTATCACCGGTCTCATCAAGCAGACCGGCAATATCGACATTCCCGCCTACTACGTGGTCGCCACCTCGGTGGTCAGCCTGTTTGCGCTGATGACGCTGCGCCGCGACGACCATCTGCGCTCGCTGAACGATCGTTAA
- a CDS encoding LacI family DNA-binding transcriptional regulator, with the protein MASLKDVAKLAGVSLMTVSRAINEPGKLRPETYRRVKQAIDQLDYVPDLSARRIRGDGNRVQTLGVLALDTATTPFSVEMILSIEKTARERGWNSFVVNLFADDNAEQTVDLLLAHRPDGVIFTTMGLREVTLPAKLLDKKLVLANCVSPTHAIASYIPDDEQGQYDATRALIAKGYRAPLCIHLPADTLAAGLRRRGLERAWREAGRDVEQLRQYHLDLSGGDQSYRDCVALLERHFSAGRRDCDVVVCGNDRIAFLVYQVLLAQGWHIPQQVAVLGYDNMVGTGELFLPALTTVQLPHYELGRLAALHVIEQREQRETVKVPCPLLERGSL; encoded by the coding sequence ATGGCTTCGCTGAAAGACGTCGCAAAACTTGCCGGAGTCTCGCTGATGACGGTGTCCCGCGCCATCAATGAACCCGGCAAGCTGCGGCCGGAAACCTACCGCCGCGTCAAACAGGCTATCGACCAGTTGGACTACGTGCCGGATCTGTCGGCGCGGCGTATTCGCGGTGACGGAAATCGCGTGCAGACGCTCGGCGTGCTGGCGCTGGACACCGCCACGACGCCGTTCTCGGTGGAAATGATCCTGTCGATTGAGAAAACCGCCCGCGAGCGAGGCTGGAACAGCTTCGTCGTCAACCTGTTCGCCGACGACAACGCCGAACAGACCGTCGATCTGCTGCTGGCGCATCGTCCGGATGGGGTGATATTCACCACGATGGGGCTGCGCGAGGTGACATTGCCGGCCAAACTGCTGGACAAAAAGCTGGTGCTGGCCAACTGCGTTAGCCCGACGCATGCGATCGCCAGCTATATTCCTGATGACGAGCAAGGACAGTATGACGCCACGCGCGCGCTGATCGCCAAAGGCTATCGCGCGCCACTGTGCATTCATTTACCGGCGGATACGCTGGCGGCGGGCCTGCGCCGTCGCGGTCTGGAACGCGCCTGGCGCGAAGCGGGGCGCGATGTTGAACAGCTGCGGCAGTATCATCTCGATCTGAGCGGCGGCGACCAAAGCTATCGCGACTGCGTCGCGCTGCTGGAGCGGCATTTCTCTGCAGGAAGGCGCGATTGCGATGTCGTGGTGTGCGGGAACGATCGGATAGCCTTTCTGGTGTATCAGGTATTGCTGGCGCAAGGATGGCACATACCGCAACAGGTAGCGGTGCTGGGTTACGACAATATGGTCGGCACCGGCGAGCTGTTCCTGCCGGCATTGACGACGGTGCAGCTGCCGCATTACGAGCTGGGCCGCCTTGCGGCGCTGCATGTGATTGAGCAGCGGGAGCAGCGTGAGACGGTGAAAGTGCCTTGCCCACTGTTGGAGCGTGGTTCGCTGTAA